The following proteins come from a genomic window of Dongia rigui:
- a CDS encoding ABC transporter ATP-binding protein, with protein sequence MSSSIAAVSFNQVSRHFGAVKAVDAVSFDIQDGEFFAMLGPSGSGKTTCLRLIAGFEQPSEGHVLVQGADMNGVPPYDRDVNTVFQDYALFPHMSVLDNVAYGLMIRKVPTAERRRQAEEMLDMVALGGFGGRKPSQLSGGQRQRVALARALVNHPKVLLLDEPLGALDLKLREQMQVELKAIQRRVGITFVYVTHDQGEALSMSDRVAVFNQGKIEQLASPNELYESPATTFVAGFVGVSNLLEGAAAKAVTGTDGACSIRPEKIHLDRVGATVPANAMGVSGRVSAILYLGANTRYDVALAGGGEITVAVQNRDAHLEPKEGDDVQLWWEARHLMRFAR encoded by the coding sequence ATGAGCTCCAGCATCGCCGCCGTTTCCTTCAACCAAGTCTCGCGTCATTTCGGCGCGGTGAAAGCGGTCGATGCCGTCAGCTTCGACATCCAGGATGGCGAGTTCTTTGCCATGCTCGGCCCATCCGGCTCCGGCAAGACCACGTGCCTGCGCCTCATCGCCGGTTTCGAGCAGCCGAGCGAGGGCCATGTGCTGGTCCAAGGCGCCGACATGAACGGCGTCCCACCCTATGACCGCGACGTCAACACGGTATTCCAGGACTACGCGCTGTTCCCGCATATGAGCGTGCTGGACAACGTTGCCTACGGCTTGATGATCAGGAAGGTGCCAACAGCCGAGCGCCGGCGCCAAGCCGAAGAAATGCTGGACATGGTGGCGCTGGGCGGCTTCGGCGGCCGCAAACCGTCGCAGCTTTCCGGCGGCCAGCGCCAGCGCGTCGCCTTGGCCCGCGCACTCGTCAACCACCCGAAGGTCTTGCTGCTCGACGAGCCGTTGGGTGCGCTCGATCTGAAACTGCGTGAACAGATGCAGGTGGAGCTGAAGGCCATCCAGCGCCGCGTCGGCATCACCTTCGTCTATGTGACCCACGACCAGGGCGAGGCGCTTTCGATGAGCGACCGCGTGGCCGTCTTCAACCAGGGCAAGATCGAGCAACTCGCAAGCCCCAATGAGCTTTACGAAAGCCCAGCCACCACTTTCGTTGCCGGCTTCGTCGGCGTCTCCAACCTGCTCGAGGGCGCTGCCGCCAAGGCGGTGACCGGAACCGACGGCGCCTGCTCCATCCGCCCGGAAAAAATCCACCTCGACCGCGTCGGCGCGACCGTCCCGGCCAATGCCATGGGTGTTTCCGGGCGCGTCAGCGCCATTCTCTATCTTGGCGCCAACACCCGCTATGACGTGGCGCTGGCGGGTGGCGGCGAGATTACGGTCGCGGTGCAGAATCGTGACGCGCATCTCGAGCCCAAGGAAGGCGACGACGTGCAATTGTGGTGGGAGGCGCGTCACCTGATGCGCTTCGCGCGCTAA
- a CDS encoding dihydroneopterin aldolase: MNPLEKITPLPNAAPVRTMRVFIRDLILPCSIGIHQHERLAQQRVQINVELTCVEHPAINDDVDNVVCYATALMGIKAVVADGHINLVETLADRVADVCLADYRVLTAKVRIDKLDVFKEAFSVGIEIERSRSDR; the protein is encoded by the coding sequence ATGAATCCATTGGAAAAAATTACGCCTTTGCCGAATGCGGCGCCGGTCCGGACGATGCGCGTCTTCATCCGCGACCTGATCCTGCCCTGCTCGATCGGTATCCATCAGCACGAGCGCTTGGCGCAGCAGCGCGTCCAGATCAATGTCGAGCTGACCTGTGTCGAGCACCCGGCCATCAATGACGATGTCGACAATGTCGTCTGCTATGCGACCGCTCTGATGGGCATCAAAGCCGTGGTGGCGGACGGGCATATCAACCTGGTCGAGACGCTGGCCGACCGCGTCGCCGATGTCTGCCTCGCCGATTACCGCGTCCTCACCGCCAAGGTGCGGATCGACAAATTGGACGTCTTCAAAGAGGCGTTCAGCGTGGGTATCGAGATCGAGCGGTCGCGTTCCGATCGCTAA
- the uvrC gene encoding excinuclease ABC subunit UvrC: MSRLAHGVSVIKAKVRTLPNTPGCYRMISVGGEVLYVGKAKDLKKRVTSYTLPNRQANRIQRMIAETATMEFMTTHTEVEALLLEANLIKRYRPRFNVLLRDDKSFPYILITADHPAPQITKHRGARNRPGQYFGPFASAGAVNRTIVALQRAFLLRPCSDSIFASRTRPCLQYQIKRCSAPCVGRISETDYAGLVEETRDFMTGKSDNVKLRLAAEMQKASDALEYEQAARLRDRLQALALIQSRQDIYLEGVEEADIIAAYHEAGHTCIQVFFFRNHGNYGNRAYFPAHDKTTEPAEILAAFMAQFYENKTPPRLILVNEIPAEIELLTEALTLRAGAKVEIVEPQRGEKRKPVQHALANAKEALARRMAENASQGKLMAGMAEIFGLETPPKRIEVYDNSHISGTNAYGCMIVAGPEGFMKNQYRKFSIKQPDPDSGEAPIEPGDDYAMMRQVLTRRFTRALKEDPDDTHASWPDLVLIDGGQGQLSVTLEVFADLGIDDVAVASIAKGPDRNAGRERFFMPGREPFGLDPKHPVLYYLQRLRDEAHRFAIGTHRAKRSADISKSPLDDVAGIGAKRKKALLMHFGSARAVAQAGLTDLAAVPGISATVAKVIYDHFHPN, from the coding sequence ATGAGCCGGCTGGCCCATGGCGTGTCGGTCATCAAGGCCAAGGTCCGCACCCTGCCCAATACGCCGGGTTGCTACCGCATGATCTCGGTCGGCGGCGAAGTGCTTTATGTCGGCAAGGCCAAGGACCTGAAGAAGCGCGTCACGTCCTATACGCTGCCCAATCGGCAGGCAAACCGTATCCAGCGCATGATCGCCGAGACGGCGACCATGGAGTTCATGACGACCCATACCGAGGTCGAGGCGCTGCTGCTGGAAGCCAACCTCATCAAGCGCTACCGGCCGCGCTTCAATGTGTTGCTGCGGGACGACAAGAGTTTTCCCTATATTCTCATCACCGCCGACCACCCGGCGCCGCAGATCACCAAGCATCGCGGTGCCCGCAACCGCCCGGGACAATATTTCGGTCCTTTCGCCAGTGCGGGAGCGGTCAATCGCACCATCGTCGCATTGCAGCGCGCCTTTTTGTTGCGCCCTTGTTCCGACTCCATTTTCGCCAGCCGCACGCGACCTTGCCTCCAGTACCAGATCAAGCGCTGCTCGGCGCCCTGCGTCGGCCGCATCTCCGAGACGGATTACGCCGGCTTGGTCGAAGAGACCCGCGACTTCATGACCGGCAAAAGCGATAACGTGAAGCTACGCCTGGCGGCCGAGATGCAGAAGGCGTCCGACGCCTTGGAATATGAACAAGCCGCGCGCCTGCGTGATCGCTTGCAGGCGCTGGCCCTGATCCAGAGCCGGCAGGACATTTACCTCGAAGGGGTTGAGGAAGCCGACATCATCGCCGCCTATCACGAGGCGGGACATACCTGCATTCAGGTATTCTTCTTTCGCAACCACGGCAATTACGGCAACCGCGCTTACTTTCCAGCCCACGACAAGACCACGGAGCCGGCTGAGATCCTTGCTGCCTTCATGGCCCAGTTCTATGAGAACAAGACGCCGCCACGCCTCATCCTGGTCAACGAGATCCCCGCTGAGATCGAGCTGTTGACCGAGGCGCTGACCCTGCGCGCCGGCGCCAAGGTCGAGATCGTCGAGCCGCAGCGCGGTGAGAAACGCAAGCCCGTCCAACACGCCCTGGCCAACGCCAAGGAAGCCCTCGCCCGACGCATGGCGGAGAATGCCAGCCAGGGCAAGCTGATGGCCGGCATGGCCGAGATCTTCGGCCTGGAAACGCCGCCCAAACGCATTGAGGTCTACGATAACAGCCACATCTCCGGCACCAACGCCTATGGCTGCATGATCGTCGCCGGACCCGAAGGCTTCATGAAGAACCAGTACCGCAAGTTCAGCATCAAGCAGCCCGATCCCGATTCCGGCGAGGCCCCGATCGAACCCGGTGACGATTACGCCATGATGCGCCAAGTGCTGACCCGCCGCTTCACCCGCGCGCTCAAGGAGGACCCCGACGACACCCATGCCAGTTGGCCGGACCTCGTCCTCATCGATGGCGGCCAGGGTCAGCTATCGGTGACATTGGAAGTCTTCGCGGATCTCGGCATCGATGACGTCGCCGTGGCGTCGATCGCCAAGGGGCCGGACCGCAATGCTGGCCGCGAACGCTTCTTCATGCCGGGCCGCGAGCCATTCGGCCTCGATCCCAAGCACCCGGTGCTCTATTATCTGCAGCGCCTGCGCGACGAGGCGCATCGCTTTGCCATCGGCACCCACCGCGCCAAACGCTCGGCCGATATCAGCAAATCCCCGCTCGACGATGTGGCAGGCATCGGCGCCAAGAGGAAGAAGGCGCTGCTGATGCATTTTGGCTCCGCCCGCGCCGTGGCCCAGGCGGGCCTCACCGACCTAGCCGCCGTGCCTGGCATTTCCGCGACGGTGGCCAAGGTCATTTACGACCATTTCCATCCAAATTGA
- the pgsA gene encoding CDP-diacylglycerol--glycerol-3-phosphate 3-phosphatidyltransferase, with amino-acid sequence MPNIANILTLSRIAAIPLITALLFFEQPVFRWTALVLYAVACITDFFDGYIARRMDQVSALGRFLDPIADKLVVGAILMAMTATHQISGWSVLPALIIMCREIMVSGLREYLATLKIGVPVSLLAKWKTTTQMVALGFLIVGTAGPDWLHVTLIGDILLWVAAILTVVTGYDYLRVGIKHMADGQSF; translated from the coding sequence ATGCCGAATATCGCCAATATCCTGACCCTGTCGCGGATCGCCGCCATTCCGTTGATCACCGCTTTGCTGTTCTTCGAGCAGCCGGTCTTCCGCTGGACGGCCCTGGTGCTCTATGCCGTCGCCTGCATCACCGATTTCTTCGACGGCTATATTGCCCGCCGCATGGACCAGGTGTCGGCGCTCGGCCGCTTCCTCGATCCCATCGCCGACAAGCTGGTGGTTGGCGCCATCCTGATGGCGATGACGGCGACGCACCAGATCAGCGGCTGGTCGGTCCTGCCCGCCCTCATCATCATGTGCCGCGAGATAATGGTTTCGGGTCTCCGTGAATATTTGGCGACGCTCAAGATCGGCGTGCCGGTCAGCCTGCTCGCCAAGTGGAAGACCACGACCCAGATGGTGGCGCTGGGCTTTCTCATTGTCGGCACGGCCGGACCGGACTGGCTGCACGTGACCCTGATCGGCGACATCCTGCTGTGGGTAGCGGCGATCCTCACCGTCGTCACCGGTTACGATTATCTGCGCGTCGGCATCAAGCACATGGCGGATGGGCAGTCCTTCTGA
- the ribB gene encoding 3,4-dihydroxy-2-butanone-4-phosphate synthase → MTTKLDKIEDAIAEIAAGRPVIVVDDEDRENEGDLIMAASKATPEYVAFFIRHTSGILCTPLTRSDARRLHLTPMVADNVAPHATAFTVSIDYAKDLTTGISAQERCACIRALANPNVAAEDFVRPGHIFPLIAREGGVLIRSGHTEAAVDMSRLAGLPPVGLIAELVNDDGTVKRLPDILTFAKEHKLLVVSIDDLIAHRQQRESLITRTSEGPISTAIGPAQAVVYSTALDTAHHIAVVYGDIGDGRDIVIRLQQEDAVNDVFNPEQGSVMRALHHIRQAGRGIIIYLREGAVGVTPAVPSSGSEASRLEQWREVGLGAQILKDLGVKSIRVLATKERQYMGLSGFGVEILGTEKL, encoded by the coding sequence ATGACGACCAAGCTAGACAAGATCGAGGACGCCATCGCCGAGATTGCCGCGGGGCGGCCGGTTATCGTGGTGGATGACGAGGATCGCGAGAATGAAGGCGATCTCATCATGGCGGCCTCCAAGGCCACACCTGAGTATGTCGCCTTCTTCATCCGTCACACCAGTGGCATCCTCTGCACGCCGCTTACCCGCAGCGATGCGCGCCGCCTGCACCTGACACCCATGGTGGCCGACAATGTTGCGCCGCACGCAACCGCCTTCACGGTCTCGATCGATTACGCCAAGGACCTCACGACCGGCATATCAGCGCAGGAGCGCTGCGCCTGTATCCGGGCATTGGCCAACCCGAACGTCGCGGCCGAGGATTTCGTGCGGCCGGGGCATATTTTCCCGCTGATCGCCCGCGAAGGCGGTGTGCTCATTCGTTCCGGCCATACCGAGGCAGCGGTCGACATGTCGCGGCTCGCTGGCTTGCCCCCGGTCGGCCTCATCGCCGAGCTGGTCAATGATGACGGTACGGTGAAACGCCTGCCCGACATCCTCACCTTCGCCAAGGAACACAAGCTGCTGGTCGTTTCGATCGACGACCTTATTGCCCACCGCCAGCAGCGGGAATCGCTCATCACCCGCACCTCGGAAGGACCGATATCGACCGCCATCGGGCCGGCCCAGGCCGTCGTCTATTCGACCGCACTCGATACCGCGCATCATATCGCCGTGGTTTACGGCGATATCGGCGACGGTCGCGATATTGTCATACGCCTGCAACAGGAAGACGCCGTCAACGACGTCTTCAACCCCGAGCAAGGCAGCGTCATGCGCGCGCTGCACCATATCCGCCAAGCCGGACGCGGCATCATCATCTATCTGCGCGAAGGCGCTGTCGGCGTGACTCCGGCCGTCCCCTCAAGCGGCAGCGAGGCGTCGCGGCTCGAGCAATGGCGCGAGGTAGGCCTTGGCGCCCAGATCCTCAAGGATCTCGGTGTGAAATCCATCCGCGTTCTCGCCACCAAGGAGCGGCAGTATATGGGCCTCTCAGGTTTCGGTGTCGAAATCCTCGGCACGGAGAAGCTTTGA
- a CDS encoding SDR family oxidoreductase has protein sequence MTVARIAFVTGGAKRLGRAIALKLAADGWDVAIHCHNSMAEAEATAGGIRALGRRSLVLKADLAEESEVETLLPSIGHDLGPVTCLVNNASVFEMDKIDTATRDSWDRHIETNLRAPFVLSQAFARQLPEGADGNIINMLDQRVWKLTPYFMSYTVAKMGLWTLTRTMALALAPRIRVNAIGPGPTLPSPRQSAEHFSAQSSAMPLGHGATPDEIAAAALYILSSPSMTGQMIALDGGEHLGWQVPNRGFQPKE, from the coding sequence ATGACAGTCGCCCGGATTGCCTTCGTCACTGGTGGTGCCAAGCGTCTCGGCCGAGCCATCGCCCTGAAGCTGGCGGCCGATGGCTGGGATGTCGCCATCCACTGCCACAATTCGATGGCCGAAGCGGAGGCGACAGCCGGTGGAATTCGCGCGCTGGGCAGGCGCAGCCTGGTCCTGAAAGCAGATCTGGCCGAGGAAAGCGAGGTCGAGACATTGCTGCCGAGCATCGGCCATGACCTTGGCCCGGTGACCTGCCTGGTCAACAATGCCTCCGTCTTTGAAATGGACAAGATCGATACGGCGACGCGCGACAGCTGGGACCGGCATATCGAAACCAATCTCCGCGCCCCCTTCGTCCTTTCCCAGGCCTTTGCCCGGCAACTGCCCGAGGGGGCCGATGGCAACATCATCAACATGCTGGACCAGCGTGTCTGGAAACTGACCCCCTATTTCATGTCCTATACCGTTGCGAAAATGGGGCTTTGGACCCTGACACGGACGATGGCCCTGGCCTTGGCGCCCCGCATCCGCGTCAACGCCATCGGCCCGGGCCCGACCTTGCCGAGCCCGCGCCAGTCGGCCGAGCATTTCTCCGCCCAATCATCGGCCATGCCGCTGGGTCATGGCGCCACACCTGATGAAATCGCGGCGGCGGCGCTCTATATCTTGTCGTCGCCATCCATGACGGGACAAATGATTGCGCTCGATGGTGGCGAACATCTGGGCTGGCAAGTCCCCAATAGGGGTTTTCAGCCCAAGGAATGA
- a CDS encoding ABC transporter substrate-binding protein, with the protein MTFKSGKGGEYHPDMPRLVEALEHRVIGRRDFLRTATLLGMSAATAYTIAGKVLGGDMIGAAQAQEPKKGGVLRIGARVPALDNPATFSWVYDSNCVRQANDYLTRTKGDGITVPILLESWEPSEDLKTWTLKLRKDVKWSNGDGLNAEHVLWNIKRWLDPNVGSSVLGLFQGFILKEVETGEKDEQGNPKKTTELWDANAIEKVDDYTIKLNGQVSTLAIPENLFHYPALILHPKDEGKWGVGAIGTGAFEPVEVEVGKKCVFKARKEYWGEGPYLDEVQFIDLGDDPATKLAALASKQVDGLYDADIKVYPSIQKLPHIELHKIDTAQTAVARMHCNEKPFDDARVRKAMRLAIDTEAVAKIAYGELGTAAQHHHVSPVHPEFVDMPMPRDLDAAKKLLADAGYPDGIDVELHAKKDPDWEPTACQAMVQQWAEAGIRVKLTVLPSAQFWDVWTKVPFGFTVWTHRPLGIMVLGLAYRTGVPWNESNFANPKFDELLTKAEGLVDLTARKEVIKEIEHLMQEEGPIVQPLWRQSYQPFDKQLKGYEAHPTEYYFCESMWWDK; encoded by the coding sequence ATGACTTTTAAATCTGGCAAAGGCGGCGAGTATCATCCTGATATGCCGCGCTTGGTCGAAGCGTTGGAGCATCGTGTCATCGGTCGACGCGACTTCCTGCGCACGGCGACATTGCTCGGCATGTCGGCTGCAACGGCCTATACGATCGCCGGCAAAGTGCTGGGCGGTGACATGATCGGCGCTGCACAGGCGCAGGAGCCCAAGAAGGGCGGCGTCCTGCGCATCGGCGCCCGCGTGCCGGCGCTCGACAATCCTGCGACCTTTTCCTGGGTCTATGATTCGAACTGCGTGCGTCAGGCCAATGACTATCTGACGCGCACCAAGGGCGACGGCATCACCGTTCCGATCCTGCTCGAGAGCTGGGAACCCAGCGAAGACCTCAAGACCTGGACGCTGAAGCTCCGCAAGGACGTCAAGTGGTCCAATGGCGACGGGCTCAATGCCGAGCATGTTCTGTGGAACATCAAGCGCTGGCTCGACCCGAATGTGGGTTCGTCGGTCCTCGGCCTCTTCCAAGGCTTCATCCTGAAGGAAGTCGAGACGGGCGAGAAGGACGAGCAGGGCAACCCGAAGAAGACCACCGAGCTGTGGGATGCCAATGCGATCGAGAAGGTCGACGACTACACCATTAAGCTCAACGGCCAGGTCTCGACCCTCGCCATTCCGGAAAACCTGTTCCACTATCCGGCCCTGATCCTGCATCCGAAGGATGAAGGCAAGTGGGGTGTCGGCGCCATCGGCACCGGTGCCTTCGAGCCGGTCGAGGTTGAAGTCGGCAAGAAGTGCGTCTTCAAGGCGCGCAAGGAGTATTGGGGCGAGGGCCCCTATCTCGACGAAGTGCAGTTCATCGATCTCGGCGATGATCCGGCGACCAAGCTCGCGGCCCTGGCCTCGAAGCAGGTCGACGGTCTCTACGATGCCGACATCAAAGTCTATCCGAGCATCCAGAAGCTGCCGCATATCGAGCTGCACAAGATCGATACGGCGCAGACCGCGGTTGCTCGCATGCACTGCAACGAGAAGCCGTTCGACGACGCCCGCGTCCGCAAGGCGATGCGCCTTGCCATCGACACGGAGGCCGTTGCCAAGATCGCCTATGGCGAACTGGGTACCGCGGCACAGCATCACCATGTCTCGCCGGTGCATCCGGAATTCGTCGACATGCCGATGCCGCGTGACCTCGATGCGGCCAAGAAGCTCCTCGCCGATGCCGGCTATCCGGACGGTATCGATGTCGAGCTGCATGCCAAGAAGGATCCGGATTGGGAGCCCACCGCCTGCCAGGCGATGGTCCAGCAATGGGCCGAAGCTGGCATCCGCGTGAAGCTCACCGTTCTGCCCTCGGCCCAGTTCTGGGACGTCTGGACCAAGGTGCCGTTCGGCTTCACCGTGTGGACGCACCGTCCGCTCGGCATCATGGTGCTGGGCCTCGCCTATCGCACGGGCGTGCCATGGAACGAGAGCAACTTTGCCAACCCGAAATTCGACGAATTGCTGACCAAGGCGGAAGGCCTCGTCGATCTCACGGCGCGCAAGGAAGTGATCAAGGAGATCGAGCACCTGATGCAGGAAGAAGGCCCGATCGTCCAGCCGTTGTGGCGCCAGAGCTATCAGCCTTTCGACAAGCAGCTGAAGGGCTATGAAGCACACCCGACGGAATACTACTTCTGCGAATCGATGTGGTGGGACAAGTAA
- a CDS encoding cold shock domain-containing protein, with protein MMSPAAESDAVDGSVVWFKVDKGYGFVKPDDGGADVFVHVAELAASNLRDLTEGQRIRFRRDSHGDGRFFAVGIELIG; from the coding sequence ATGATGTCGCCGGCAGCGGAAAGTGACGCCGTCGATGGTTCCGTCGTCTGGTTCAAGGTCGATAAGGGCTACGGCTTCGTAAAGCCGGACGATGGCGGCGCCGACGTCTTCGTCCATGTGGCGGAACTGGCGGCATCGAACCTGCGCGACCTCACTGAGGGCCAGCGCATTCGCTTCCGCCGCGACAGCCATGGCGACGGACGGTTCTTCGCCGTGGGAATAGAGCTGATCGGCTGA
- a CDS encoding ABC transporter permease, translating into MPSKTVTAPDRAKGQAGWGLKSAAWFGVLYLNLPILFIVLYGFTTDEASFSFPPPGLTTEWFAVTWARQDFWDALTLSVQVAFAAMAIAMVLGTLAAAAMYRFRFFGKEAVTLLILLPIALPGIVTGISLRSAFAIGEIPFSYLTIVLGHATFCIVVVYNNAIARLRRSSPALIEASMDLGADTFQTFRHVILPNLATALLAGGMLAFALSFDEIIVTTFTAGQQETLPIWMFRQLARPHQRPVTNVAAIIVMIITFVPILAAYYLTRDTDDVAGSGK; encoded by the coding sequence ATGCCCTCTAAGACCGTGACAGCGCCCGACCGCGCCAAGGGCCAAGCCGGGTGGGGCCTCAAGAGCGCCGCCTGGTTCGGCGTGCTCTATCTCAACCTCCCGATCCTCTTCATCGTGCTCTATGGCTTCACCACCGATGAGGCGAGCTTTTCCTTCCCGCCGCCGGGGCTCACCACGGAATGGTTTGCCGTCACCTGGGCGCGACAGGATTTCTGGGATGCCCTCACCCTCTCGGTGCAGGTCGCCTTCGCCGCCATGGCGATCGCCATGGTGCTGGGCACCCTGGCTGCCGCTGCCATGTACCGGTTCAGGTTCTTCGGCAAGGAAGCGGTGACCCTCCTCATCCTGCTCCCCATCGCCCTGCCCGGCATCGTCACCGGCATCAGCCTGCGTTCGGCCTTCGCCATCGGTGAGATTCCGTTCAGCTATCTCACCATTGTGCTGGGGCACGCGACGTTCTGTATCGTCGTTGTCTACAACAACGCCATCGCGCGCCTGCGGCGTTCCTCGCCGGCCTTGATCGAGGCCTCCATGGACCTTGGCGCCGACACATTCCAGACCTTTCGCCATGTGATCCTGCCCAATCTGGCAACGGCATTGCTAGCGGGCGGCATGCTGGCCTTTGCGCTCTCCTTCGACGAAATCATCGTCACCACCTTCACCGCCGGCCAGCAGGAGACCCTGCCGATCTGGATGTTCCGGCAATTAGCGCGACCGCATCAACGACCGGTCACCAATGTCGCGGCGATCATCGTCATGATCATCACCTTCGTGCCGATCCTGGCTGCCTATTACCTGACGAGAGATACCGATGATGTCGCCGGCAGCGGAAAGTGA
- a CDS encoding ABC transporter permease: MTAAARPRSLTNSLSTFLYRRPRIVLTALLVPPLLWLGVIYLGSLFTLLAQSFFSIDDFTAQVVYQPTLDTYARLFTATNLSIIWRTLMMAAVVTVISGIIAFPLAYYVARFASGRMKAFFYIAVMLPLWSNYLVRVYSWKLILAKEGAIHWAVNALGLGPVLDWVLTLPVVEGSSLSTSYIGTTLTFVYIWLPFMVLPVQAALERVPRSLIEASSDLGAKPNETFRKVIFPLAIPGIAAGSIFTFSLTLGDYIIPQLIGSSRPFIGQAVYQFQGTAGDIPMAAAFAMVPIVIMALYLTIAKRLGAFDAL, translated from the coding sequence ATGACCGCTGCCGCACGCCCGCGCTCCCTCACCAACAGTCTTTCGACCTTTCTCTACCGGCGGCCACGCATCGTGCTGACCGCCTTGCTGGTGCCACCATTGCTGTGGCTCGGCGTCATTTATCTCGGTTCGCTCTTCACGCTATTGGCGCAAAGCTTCTTCTCGATCGACGATTTCACCGCGCAGGTCGTCTATCAGCCGACCCTTGATACCTATGCCCGGCTTTTCACCGCGACCAATCTCAGCATCATCTGGCGCACGCTGATGATGGCGGCAGTGGTGACCGTGATCTCCGGCATCATCGCCTTTCCGCTTGCTTATTATGTCGCCCGCTTTGCCAGCGGGCGCATGAAGGCCTTCTTCTATATCGCGGTCATGCTGCCGCTCTGGTCCAATTATCTGGTCCGCGTCTATTCCTGGAAGCTGATCCTCGCCAAGGAGGGCGCCATCCATTGGGCCGTCAATGCGCTTGGCCTCGGTCCCGTGCTCGATTGGGTCCTGACGCTGCCGGTGGTCGAAGGGTCGTCGCTCTCGACCTCCTATATCGGCACGACGCTCACCTTCGTCTATATCTGGCTGCCCTTCATGGTGCTGCCCGTGCAGGCCGCCCTGGAACGCGTGCCCCGCTCGCTGATCGAAGCCTCGAGCGATCTCGGCGCCAAGCCGAATGAGACCTTCCGCAAGGTGATCTTTCCGCTCGCCATTCCCGGCATCGCCGCGGGGTCGATCTTCACCTTCTCGCTGACGCTGGGTGACTACATCATCCCGCAGCTCATCGGCTCGTCGCGACCCTTCATCGGCCAGGCCGTCTACCAGTTCCAGGGCACGGCCGGTGATATCCCGATGGCCGCGGCCTTTGCCATGGTGCCGATTGTCATCATGGCTCTCTATCTCACCATCGCCAAGCGCCTGGGAGCCTTCGATGCCCTCTAA
- a CDS encoding ABC transporter substrate-binding protein, translating to MSLKWKLAGTSVAAVLVLGAIAAQAEPLQSIGEGEGEVAIVAWPGYIERGESDKNYDWVTGFEKETGCKVTVKTAGSSDEMVSLMNGGGFDLVTASGDASLRLVKGGTVQEINTALIADYGKVDPRLQNAPWHTVDGKHYGVPWQWGPNVLLYNAKTFENAPQSWSVVFEEQKLPDGKSNKGRVQAYYGTIYLADAALYLMANKPELGIKDPYELNQAQFDAAVELLRGQRQLVNKYWSDAAAQVDDFTNEGIVASTSWAYQVNTLRAAGKVPVGSVVPKEGATGWADTTMMAANAPHPNCAYKWLNHSLSDNAQAGTSSWFGSVPAVPASCADPILTEGGCVANGSQLFARIHFWKTPVKDCASQNGECVPYKDWVAAVQSVQSGQ from the coding sequence ATGTCCTTGAAATGGAAATTGGCCGGTACCAGCGTGGCCGCCGTGCTGGTCTTGGGCGCTATTGCCGCACAGGCCGAGCCGCTGCAGAGCATCGGCGAAGGCGAAGGCGAAGTCGCCATCGTCGCCTGGCCGGGCTATATCGAGCGCGGTGAGTCCGATAAGAACTACGACTGGGTGACCGGCTTCGAAAAGGAAACCGGTTGCAAGGTCACGGTGAAGACCGCCGGCAGCTCGGACGAAATGGTCTCGCTGATGAATGGCGGCGGGTTCGACCTCGTCACGGCATCGGGCGATGCGTCGCTGCGCCTGGTGAAGGGCGGCACGGTGCAAGAAATCAACACCGCGCTGATCGCCGATTACGGCAAGGTCGACCCGCGTTTGCAGAACGCGCCCTGGCACACGGTCGATGGCAAGCATTACGGCGTGCCATGGCAGTGGGGCCCGAACGTCCTGCTCTATAACGCCAAGACGTTCGAGAATGCGCCGCAGAGTTGGTCGGTCGTGTTCGAGGAGCAGAAGCTGCCCGATGGCAAATCGAACAAGGGTCGCGTCCAGGCCTATTACGGCACCATCTATCTGGCCGATGCCGCGCTCTATCTGATGGCCAACAAGCCTGAACTCGGCATCAAGGACCCTTACGAACTCAACCAGGCGCAGTTCGATGCGGCGGTCGAGTTGCTGCGCGGGCAGCGCCAGCTGGTCAACAAGTATTGGTCGGATGCCGCGGCCCAGGTCGACGATTTTACCAATGAAGGCATCGTCGCCTCGACCAGCTGGGCCTATCAGGTGAACACGCTCCGCGCCGCCGGCAAGGTGCCGGTGGGTTCGGTGGTGCCGAAGGAAGGTGCCACGGGTTGGGCCGACACCACCATGATGGCCGCCAATGCGCCGCATCCCAACTGCGCCTATAAGTGGCTCAACCATTCGCTCAGCGATAACGCCCAGGCGGGTACAAGCTCATGGTTCGGCAGCGTGCCGGCCGTGCCGGCTTCTTGCGCTGATCCGATCCTGACCGAGGGTGGTTGCGTCGCCAACGGCTCGCAGCTCTTCGCGCGTATCCATTTCTGGAAGACGCCGGTGAAGGATTGCGCCAGCCAGAATGGCGAATGCGTCCCTTATAAGGATTGGGTGGCCGCCGTTCAGTCCGTCCAAAGCGGACAGTAA